A stretch of Scheffersomyces stipitis CBS 6054 chromosome 2, complete sequence DNA encodes these proteins:
- a CDS encoding predicted protein, with amino-acid sequence METPISKDHIEWVIPKPTLNDLSSSSSDIDNDIDLMLNHLQPYFPPSLLQNNFSVNQIKSRLAPDKVSDPSQRVRAAIRSCLKDETNQLEFVRLYQNSISVRFNEFFANFYNSMPTAQLVFLDYFHIIKTITTYYNSSLIHLNLSPLARNLCTRNINSLFYSNLIIRQNSKNSEQSQHQEDTYFLQSLREFLDVYVFKNTLANPFSDNSVNLIDIFTTLISINLNKDINQLLIQLSIQKIKSFIIANCSGIWDKPLLETITEFIQNEIYPNFSIIASYSADLNLTNSVNNVYLYDLIKLAQLELVSLRIKEIYSIILYYPNSSDGLYELYQCLSTKFNHHHYNQTPDQSHHSTNLINDITNLSNFSYLANYSLKSQAYQRAKLVDTFVDLCHKNLLHSGANTVDVITTYTKTIKSFLIIDPKGVLLDKVVRPIRRYLKTREDIIIKIVHGLLDDDESSNELIELAKELRRAKAKTSKKRSVVEDSLDMNWVPDPIDALPDFKKGKVSDIIESLISIFDSNEIFINEFTKLFGQRLVNLHNYDVTDIEERLNLLKLRFGKNEFTTLDIMIKDIKESKVLNKKLTARSGIQAPNFHTSILSHLFWPTVLENLSENDNFNLPPEINIKFEAYNSDYTSYMKGRSLKFLPSLGSVKIELSFNNKITQNFEVTPDRAAIISLFDDNSSELSVDFISKKLNMSPYMVSKGLSFWVKEGVLLELTKTLFIVNEDDAEEDVLHSASIPSAATLANSGSDKSINLKFKELEVLWPYLKSMLENISYLKFERVKTLLKLTVPKDKFDFGTIDDSKLEDYLDWLVDEEKLEITQQSYKLKE; translated from the coding sequence GAACGAtttgtcgtcttcatcgtcgGATATCGACAACGATATAGATCTTATGCTCAATCATCTCCAGCCTTACTTCCCGCCTTCATTGTTGCAGAATAACTTCTCTGTGAATCAGATAAAGCTGCGATTGGCTCCAGATAAAGTGTCTGATCCAAGTCAACGTGTTAGGGCAGCGATTCGTAGTTGTCTAAAGGACGAAACTAACCAATTGGAATTTGTGCGTTTGTACCAGAACTCTATTTCTGTTCGTTTCAATGAGTTCTTTGccaatttctacaattccATGCCCACAGCTCAGTTGGTGTTTCTAGACTACTTCCATATAATAAAAACCATCACCACATACTACAACAGCAGCTTGATTCACTTGAATCTCTCACCGTTGGCTAGAAACTTGTGCACACGTAATATCAACTCGCTTTTCTATAGCAACTTGATAATACGACAGAATTCGAAAAATTCCGAACAAAgccaacatcaagaagataccTATTTTTTGCAGTCTCTTAGGgaatttcttgatgtcTATGTTTTCAAAAATACCCTAGCAAATCCGTTTTCAGACAACTCAGTAAATCTTATAGACATCTTTACCACCTTGATATCCataaacttgaacaaggatATCAATCAGCTCTTGATACAGTTATCTATACAGAAGATCAAGCTGTTTATCATAGCCAATTGTTCGGGAATATGGGATAAGCCGCTTCTTGAAACAATTACAGAATTTATCCAGAACGAAATATACCccaacttctccattaTAGCCAGCTATTCGGCAGATTTAAACCTCACCAATTCTGTAAACAACGTGTATTTGTACGACCTAATAAAATTGGCACAGTTAGAGTTGGTCTCGTTGAGAATTAAAGAAATCTATAGCATCATCTTGTACTATCCCAACAGTTCAGATGGACTCTACGAATTGTACCAATGTTTGCTGACAAAATTCAATCATCACCACTATAACCAAACCCCAGATCAATCTCATCATTCCACtaacttgatcaacgacATCACCAACCTATCGAATTTCTCGTATTTGGCGAACTATTCATTGAAGTCCCAGGCTTATCAAAGAGCCAAACTTGTAGATACTTTTGTGGATTTGTGCCACAAGAATTTGCTTCATTCTGGGGCAAACACTGTAGATGTCATAACCACTTATACCAAGACTATCAAATCATTCCTAATTATAGATCCAAAGGGTGTCTTGCTTGATAAAGTAGTGCGTCCTATTAGGCGCTATCTAAAGACTAGAGAAGATATAATCATCAAAATCGTACATGGTCTATTGGATGATGATGAATCTTCCAATGAATTGATAGAATTAGCAAAGGAATTAAGAAGGGCCAAAGCCAAGACTTCGAAAAAGAGAAGCGTTGTGgaagattctcttgatATGAACTGGGTTCCTGATCCAATAGACGCCTTGccagatttcaagaaaggCAAGGTCAGTGACATAATCGAGTCGTTGATATCCATCTTTGATTCCAATGAGATCTTCATAAATGAATTCACAAAACTATTTGGTCAACGCTTGGTCAACTTGCATAATTACGATGTTACGGATATAGAGGAACGCCTCAATTTGCTCAAGCTTAGGTTTGGCAAGAATGAGTTTACAACTTTGGATATCATGATTAAGGACATCAAAGAGAGTAAGGTTCttaacaagaaattgaccGCCAGACTGGGAATACAAGCTCCGAATTTCCATACTTCTATATTGTCTCATTTGTTTTGGCCAACTGTGTTGGAGAATTTATCCGAAAATGATAATTTCAATTTACCTCCAGAAATCAATATCAAGTTTGAGGCATACAATAGTGACTACACTAGTTATATGAAAGGGCGGtcattgaaatttttgCCCAGTCTTGGATCAGTAAAAATTGAACTttcgttcaacaacaagattaCGCAAAACTTTGAAGTTACTCCTGATAGAGCTGCTAttatttctctttttgatgACAATTCGAGTGAGCTTTCtgtagatttcatttcaaagaaattAAATATGTCTCCATATATGGTTTCCAAAGGTTTGTCTTTTTGGGTGAAGGAAGGAGTTTTGCTTGAGCTAACGAAGACTTTGTTTATTgtcaacgaagacgacgctgaagaagatgttcTTCATTCTGCGTCTATTCCTTCAGCTGCTACTCTAGCAAATTCTGGGTCTGATAAATCTATCAATCTCAAGTTTAAAGAGTTGGAAGTGCTCTGGCCGTACTTGAAGTCGATGCTAGAAAATATCTCATATTTGAAGTTTGAGAGAGTGAagactttgttgaagttgactGTCCCAAAAGACAAGTTCGATTTTGGAACTATTGATGACAGTAAATTGGAAGACTATTTGGACTGGCTagttgatgaagagaagttggaaattaCCCAGCAATCTTACAAGCTAAAGGAATAG
- the TAF122 gene encoding TFIID subunit (TBP-associated factor) (go_component transcription factor TFIID complex~go_process transcription initiation) produces MESTNAPDSAQPSPDTGGLSGSASATASVSISNASTGTSTPSIPNIEPNQAAQLAQRFTNEIELAKAAGSDVEKAKQHYQKAESIKRILISYRAQKKAKQDAANSSANADSNTNSNGNSNSNSSTNLNSSLTNNPSNPTTSNDSNASSASKSISAVQSPASAIQSPVPVPSVASLADTSSQLPQVSRPQTPSEINTKAVTIDLFNQVRSSLQDLLKKIQVLEDSKTAETDPTRIESTNTELAKLKPKVSQYQKIAVYMKNQLIQQGKLSANGGPLSQAMSSQPSPSPVNSTRPSTGENTPVVQPLTSKTDSKPEISNSKLSNDSKFVAPASSDQPGAQSGVQSSSFVAARTGPLGSLTNPIDSSTQRPQPFTATSSYSALGRAAIPTSTSAANLRTTSSFVSRPGIGNGIRPGLGMHSATDFNSYSTLSSIHSNTSSNFSDNGGRVLTKRKLVDLVNNIGMDEGDAKTTMDNDVEEILLDLADEFISSVTGFACQIAKHRKVDKVDIRDFQLHLERNWGIKVPDFSLDETKSVRKWTPSADYAAKVSEIESAQSNGNETSKVDFSSKK; encoded by the coding sequence ATGGAGTCTACAAATGCTCCCGATTCCGCACAGCCGAGCCCGGATACGGGTGGATTGTCAGGTTCTGCTTCGGCTACAGCTAGTGTATCCATTTCCAATGCTTCGACAGGGACGTCCACGCCGCTGATTCCCAACATTGAGCCTAATCAAGCAGCACAACTAGCACAGCGGTTCACCAACGAAATAGAATTGGCTAAGGCCGCGGGATCTGATGTGGAAAAAGCAAAACAGCATTACCAAAAGGCAGAATCGATAAAGCGCATCTTAATCTCATACAGAGCGCAGAAGAAAGCCAAACAGGATGCAGCAAATTCTTCAGCGAATGCTGATTCCAACACAAACTCGAATGGTAATTCTAATTCAAACTCAAGCACTAATTTAAACTCTAGTTTGACAAATAATCCTTCAAATCCAACTACTTCAAATGATTCAAATGCTTCATCGGCTTCAAAATCCATAAGTGCAGTACAATCACCTGCTTCAGCAATCCAATCTCCAGTTCCAGTTCCGTCTGTGGCGCTGCTTGCGGACACTTCTAGCCAATTACCACAAGTATCCAGACCACAAACTCCGAGTGAAATCAATACCAAAGCTGTCACTATTGATCTTTTCAACCAGGTCAGATCGAGTTTGCAAGATTTACTTAAAAAGATTCAAGTTCTAGAAGATTCGAAAACAGCCGAAACAGACCCAACTAGAATTGAAAGCACCAATACCGAATTGGCAAAATTGAAACCAAAAGTTTCTCAGTACCAGAAAATCGCCGTATATATGAAAAACCAACTTATACAACAAGGAAAGCTCAGTGCTAACGGCGGGCCACTTTCACAAGCAATGTCAAGCCAACCGTCACCGTCACCTGTCAATAGCACGAGACCTTCTACTGGTGAAAACACTCCAGTTGTTCAACCTTTAACGCTGAAAACAGATCTGAAACCAGAAATATCAAACAGCAAACTCTCCAATGATTCCAAGTTTGTAGCACCTGCTTCTTCAGACCAGCCTGGTGCTCAATCTGGAGTTCAATCCTCGTCTTTTGTGGCTGCTAGAACAGGGCCCTTAGGTTCGTTGACGAATCCTATAGACTCTTCAACTCAAAGACCTCAGCCATTCACGGCTACTTCTTCCTATTCAGCTTTAGGAAGAGCAGCTATTCCCACATCTACAAGTGCTGCAAACTTGAGAACAACTAGTTCTTTTGTTTCCAGACCAGGTATAGGTAACGGTATTCGTCCTGGCTTGGGAATGCACTCGGCTACAGATTTCAACTCGTACTCCACCTTAAGCAGCATTCACAGCAacacttcttccaatttctcCGACAATGGTGGCAGAGTATTGACAAAGAGGAAACTCGTAGATCTAGTCAACAACATTGGAATGGATGAAGGTGATGCCAAAACAACTATGGACAACGATGTAGAGGAAATCTTGCTTGACTTGGCCGATGAGTTCATCTCGTCTGTCACAGGATTTGCCTGTCAGATAGCCAAACATCGTAAAGTAGACAAAGTAGACATCAGAGactttcaacttcacttGGAGAGAAACTGGGGCATAAAAGTTCCTGACTTTTCGCTTGATGAAACGAAGTCTGTAAGAAAATGGACTCCAAGTGCTGATTATGCAGCCAAGGTGTCGGAAATCGAGTCTGCACAGTCCAATGGCAACGAAACTTCAAAGGTAgacttttcttccaagaagtaA
- a CDS encoding predicted protein, protein MADLEPLKSPIEKNVSDVEVEVSEPLLPRRSNAETIKSYKSYGSVEVVSSPSSSDDSEDNEDLDPDVLELPKIIREAVPLVDDPSIPVLTFRYFLLSTVFIIPGAFIDTMNSYRTTSAAYSIFFVQIVSHWAGKYLARTLPRKQIKFFGFKIDLNPGPWSIKETVMVTITANSGATGNLATNAISLADLYFGEKVPAIVAVGFMWAIVFVGYSYAAIAKNFLLYDPQFSWPQALMQTTLLQSQAKSDKSSRGGSKQMRVFFTVLLGVTAWQFFPEFLFPMTSSLAILCWIAPYNETVNFIGSGLGGMGVLNFSLDWANITSSIMLYPYWIQVIQFIAFVIGAWILIPLVKWGGIGSFKGGLMSNSLFQGNGLPYPTNELLTQDLKLNLTAYEQFGPIHLGAQRAWNMFFDYAAYVSGTTWVVLFGYDKFKSSFKHLITRDKDTKVQYTDRLNKLRARYEEVPIYWYLVLFLISFTVLMSIFLNGYMFMPWWAAIVALVMGSIIVTPLAWLYALSNFQLAIGTFNELVYGYMVQNLESKHPAGALVFGSIAGNAWYRAQYHLECMRLGFYNHLPPRAVFFSQLYGEMIGVPINYLAVRWVLSTKREFLNGSKIDPLHQWTGQTITSNHTNAIQYVVLGPSRLFENYPLLPYGFVLGLVAPFIFFKLHQRYPNSNWNLWNTTVFFSSMSRFYGNISTGYFSRFIGGTISMYWGVRYKHALWKKYNYLLAAAFDTGYNLAILLIFLIFSVGTSYNMPNWWGNNATSIERCFALF, encoded by the coding sequence ATGGCTGATCTTGAGCCGTTAAAGTCTCCAATCGAGAAGAATGTCCTGGATGTGGAGGTCGAGGTCTCGGAACCGCTACTTCCTCGAAGAAGTAATGCTGAAACCATAAAATCGTACAAATCCTATGGTTCGGTTGAGGTGGTCAGTTCTCCGAGTTCTTCAGACGACTCCGAGGATAACGAGGATCTTGATCCGGACGTCTTAGAATTGCCTAAGATAATTAGGGAAGCGGTTCCCTTAGTGGATGATCCTTCCATTCCAGTTTTGACTTTCAGATACTTTCTTTTGTCGACAGTTTTCATAATCCCTGGAGCCTTTATAGACACTATGAATTCATACAGAACGACTTCAGCAGCATACTCCATATTTTTTGTACAAATAGTGTCCCATTGGGCCGGGAAGTATCTTGCAAGAACACTTCCAAGGAAACaaatcaagttcttcgGATTCAAAATTGACCTAAACCCTGGACCATGGTCTATCAAGGAAACAGTCATGGTAACCATCACGGCTAATAGTGGAGCCACCGGTAATTTAGCCACAAATGCTATCTCTTTAGCTGATTTATACTTTGGAGAAAAAGTTCCTGCCATTGTGGCTGTCGGGTTTATGTGGGCGATTGTCTTTGTAGGCTATTCGTACGCTGCAATTGCTAAGAACTTTTTGCTCTACGATCCTCAGTTCTCTTGGCCCCAGGCACTTATGCAGACGACGTTGTTGCAGTCTCAGGCAAAATCTGACAAGTCAAGTAGAGGTGGTTCTAAGCAGATGAGAGTATTCTTCACAGTACTTTTAGGGGTGACGGCATGGCAGttctttccagaatttCTTTTCCCAATGACGTCTTCGTTGGCTATTTTATGTTGGATAGCTCCATATAATGAAACGGTGAACTTCATAGGCTCTGGTTTGGGTGGAATGGGAGTActcaacttttctttggATTGGGCCAATATTACCTCGTCGATTATGTTGTATCCTTACTGGATACAGGTCATTCAGTTCATAGCCTTTGTCATTGGAGCCTGGATTCTTATTCCTTTGGTTAAATGGGGTGGAATTGGATCTTTCAAAGGAGGTTTAATGTCGAACAGCCTTTTCCAAGGGAATGGCTTACCTTACCCCACAAATGAGCTTTTGACCCAagatttgaagttgaacttaACTGCCTATGAACAATTTGGTCCCATCCATTTAGGAGCCCAAAGAGCATGGAATATGTTCTTTGACTACGCTGCTTACGTTAGTGGTACAACATGGGTTGTACTCTTTGGATACGACAAATTCAAATCGTCTTTCAAGCATTTAATCACCAGAGATAAAGATACCAAAGTTCAGTACACAGATAGATTAAATAAATTGCGAGCTAGAtatgaagaagttccaaTCTACTGGTATTTGGTGCTATTCCTTATTTCCTTCACCGTCTTGATGTCTATCTTCCTCAATGGATACATGTTCATGCCATGGTGGGCTGCCATCGTAGCCTTAGTCATGGGTTCTATCATCGTTACCCCATTGGCCTGGCTTTATGCCTTGTCCAACTTCCAGTTGGCTATAGGTACATTCAACGAGCTTGTATACGGATACATGGTTCAGAACTTGGAACTGAAGCATCCTGCTGGAGCCTTAGTTTTCGGCTCAATTGCTGGCAATGCCTGGTATAGAGCCCAATACCATCTTGAATGTATGAGATTGGGATTCTACAACCACTTACCACCTCGGGCCGTGTTTTTCTCTCAATTGTATGGTGAAATGATTGGGGTTCCCATCAACTATTTGGCTGTTAGATGGGTGTTGAGTACCAAGAGAGAATTTCTCAATGGCTCTAAGATTGATCCTTTGCATCAATGGACTGGCCAAACAATAACCTCGAATCATACCAATGCTATTCAGTATGTGGTTTTGGGCCCTTCCAGATTATTTGAAAATTACCCTCTTTTACCCTATGGTTTTGTTTTGGGATTAGTGGCTCcattcatcttcttcaagttgcaTCAAAGGTACCCCAACCTGAACTGGAACCTCTGGAACACCACTGTGTTCTTTTCTAGCATGAGTAGATTTTATGGAAATATTTCCACAGGAtacttctccagatttaTAGGAGGCACTATTTCAATGTACTGGGGAGTCAGGTATAAGCACGCcttgtggaagaagtaTAACTATCTTTTGGCAGCTGCTTTTGACACTGGTTATAATTTGGCAATCTTGCTCatattcttgatcttttccGTGGGAACAAGTTACAACATGCCCAACTGGTGGGGCAACAATGCCACCAGCATCGAAAGATGTTTTGCATTATTTTAG
- a CDS encoding predicted protein (go_funtion nucleic acid binding; helicase activity; ATP binding) gives MAKKTKTKQQEETPPPGNAKGKKNSKSKVEEPQDEVKKPLRGLAIGENFGWTGKLPVTLLNEYCQKQKWGKPSFDMVKKGQGFVCFFHLNSVNPKTKEPISIKFIPKYEPKSTTNEARHMSATYVLYRINFIKNMKMLLPNIFRDYWVELEKERLEVLKKDKYKHDLVYNVNPFQVYIEQQELVQKKTKQELLRKENESKIKKPSISIGTTVVSAKASTATSSTKVNKIPQTINVPTFPRKVWGNAPFIDFPPEIRSSLEQSIRKHINWIIDNEHPMSQNKSKAEENQKSLLALGFRQIHIEEAFKYTSSFVDSLEWLLFHIPEDDLPPQFTKTEKDSSVMLRVSKDIKLEYMLKRLSESGFDKDDVLTSLEECEFNEVQAGVKLTRTFLELESDQEFEATDLEDSQSLWEQELEGIKMMESNKVTFNNSEKTIVDIQLRPHKIAEDLLNVRLLKSLQYPCELPGIQIVVNNPSFKLANYIKLSILSSLVQYITENEILGECMIFNIIEWLEENISRIIDNPGPLISEGVINRATQSNKKRTISTTTSQNKQSRIKVKSPKEIEADKLAYKAKLTSKEMQKSLKQRSSLPAWKKKEQLVDVINSNKVTLVTGETGSGKSTQIVQFILDDMNSRGNFSGKIMCTQPRRISTLGLADRISEERLDKVGGETGYIIRGENKTSKDTRISFVTTGVLLRMLQSFLASSSSHQTSIFDELEYIFIDEVHERSVDSDFLLIILKKTMNRFPNLKIVLMSATISVEIFKNFFNTPLNHIHIEGRTFPIEDYYLDQIIDDIDYTVETANGIVKPRADSHYFEKGNINFDLVARLCLHIDDKLDSEGNDGSILIFLPGIMEINQCVSIIERAFSKRDKPSWTLPLHSALSSMEQKRVFKVPAKGTRKIVVSTNVAETSITIPDCVVVVDGGRSKTMFYDPEKNTTRLIENWCSKAEIGQRRGRSGRVTNGNCYHLYTKEIETKMRQQAVPEIKRTRLENLYLVVKSMGIRSVDEFLNSGIDAPDQSSLKTSKKFLKEIGALDADTEELSHLGKYLSYLPTDLQSGKLLILGCIFGCLDICLTLASISSTGNPFFNLADKRAEIKQKRREFSQNQGDFVAIANAYAEYDKMKQNGENTKKFISSNYLSFITLNDISSTRVQYISLLKDLGFVPHGYSHRNRNVDFNFLNRNNENFGVIRAIITASFYPQIARVQLPDPKYVKSAVGSVAVDPEASLTKFWSNKNLGDVLPANRARVHNSSVIFDDNSVDGSLSEKILEQATDEEGNLDFVKARELYDLTPQAPKGGNPILKSPFVVYGRSHQTFAFFLSDITPTSTIAALLFGGSIGYNLSDQLSNGPTGIVLDNWLPIRTWYKNGVLIKRLRKLVDGMIEDRLSSPHYSKDANDDILAVVEQLLAL, from the exons ATGGCCAAAAAGACCAAAACCAAGCAGCAGGAAGAAACGCCTCCTCCAGGCAATGCGAAGGGTAAGAAAAACTCCAAATCTAAGGTAGAAGAACCACAGgatgaagtcaagaaaCCACTTAGAGGTTTGGCTATAGGGGAAAACTTTGGATGGACGGGAAAACTTCCAGTAACCTTATTGAATGAATATTGccaaaaacaaaaatgGGGCAAGCCCAGCTTCGATATGGTTAAGAAGGGGCAGGGATTTGTCTGTTTCTTTCATCTTAATTCGGTTAATCCGAAGACAAAAGAGCCGATCTCCATAAAATTCATACCCAAGTACGAACCAAAACTGACAACAAATGAAGCTAGGCATATGTCGGCTACGTATGTTTTGTACCGTattaatttcatcaaaaACATGAAAATGCTTCTTCCGAACATTTTCCGAGACTATTGGGTCGAACTCGAAAAGGAACGACTCgaagtcttgaagaaagacaagTATAAGCATGACTTGGTATACAATGTCAATCCCTTCCAAGTATATATAGAGCAGCAAGAGTTGGTGCAGAAAAAGACTAAACAGGAACTTCTCCGGAAGGAAAATGAAAGTAAAATAAAGAAACCTTCTATCAGCATAGGCACTACTGTTGTTTCAGCTAAAGCAAGTACCGCCACCTCGA GTACAAAGGTCAACAAGATACCACAAACTATCAATGTGCCTacatttccaagaaaaGTATGGGGCAATGCTCCATTCATTGACTTTCCACCGGAGATTCGTAGTTCCTTGGAACAGTCAATCCGTAAACATATCAATTGGATCATTGATAACGAACATCCAATGTCTCAAAATAAATCCAAGGCCGAGGAAAATCAGAAGTCATTGCTAGCATTAGGTTTTAGACAAATTCACATCGAAGAAGCTTTCAAGTACACTTCTTCGTTTGTAGATTCCTTGGAATGGCTCTTATTCCATATTCCTGAAGATGACCTTCCACCGCAATTCACTAAGACTGAAAAGGATTCTAGTGTCATGCTTAGAGTTTCCAAAGATATCAAGCTTGAGTATATGTTGAAACGGTTGTCAGAATCAGGTTTCGATAAAGATGACGTCTTGACTTCCTTAGAGGAATGCGAGTTTAACGAAGTGCAAGCTGGCGTCAAACTCACACGTACATTTTTAGAATTAGAGTcagatcaagaatttgaagctACAGATTTGGAAGACTCTCAGAGCTTATGGGAACAAGAGCTAGAAGGAATAAAAATGATGGAGTCCAACAAAGTTACCTTTAATAATTCTGAGAAAACTATTGTAGATATTCAACTCAGACCACATAAGATCGCTGAAGACTTACTTAATGTTCGTCTACTCAAAAGCTTGCAATACCCTTGTGAGCTCCCTGGTATTCAAATCGTTGTGAACAACCCTTCCTTCAAATTAGCGAACTACATCAAGTTGTCAATTCTCTCTAGTTTGGTACAATACATCACcgaaaatgaaattctCGGTGAGTGCATGATTTTCAACATTATCGAATGGCTCGAGGAGAACATTTCTCGAATTATTGATAACCCAGGTCCTTTAATTCTGGAAGGAGTAATTAATAGAGCAACCCAAAGTAACAAGAAAAGGACCATTTCTACTACTACATCTCAAAACAAACAGTCGAGAATTAAAGTTAAACTGCCAAAGGAAATAGAAGCAGATAAACTTGCCTACAAGGCTAAGTTGACGTCAAAGGAAATGCAGAAGTCTTTGAAACAGAGAAGTTCCTTACCAGCttggaaaaagaaagaacaattgGTGGACGTTATTAACTCCAACAAGGTTACCTTGGTGACAGGGGAGACTGGTTCGGGTAAATCCACTCAAATCGTGCAATTTATTCTCGATGATATGAACTCCAGGGGCAATTTTTCCGGCAAGATTATGTGTACTCAACCAAGACGTATTTCTACCCTTGGTCTTGCTGATAGAATATCGGAAGAACGTTTGGATAAAGTTGGCGGAGAAACAGGGTACATTATTAGAGGTGAAAATAAAACCAGTAAAGATACCCGAATATCATTTGTGACTACAGGTGTTCTTTTGAGAATGTTGCAATCTTTCCTTGCATCTTCCAGTTCACATCAGACTTCTATTTTTGATGAGTTAGAAtacatcttcattgatGAAGTTCACGAACGTTCCGTGGATAGTGATTTTTTACTCATCATATTAAAAAAGACCATGAATCGTTTTCCTAACCTTAAGATTGTCCTAATGTCTGCAACCATAAGTGTCGAGATCTTCAAAAACTTTTTCAATACACCTTTAAATCATATTCATATTGAAGGTAGAACATttccaattgaagactACTACTTAGATCAAATTATTGATGATATCGACTACACCGTGGAAACTGCAAATGGAATTGTGAAACCAAGGGCGGATTCTCATTACTTTGAGAAGGGAAACATTAATTTCGACTTAGTTGCTAGGTTGTGTTTGCACATCGATGATAAACTTGATTCCGAGGGAAATGATGGCTCCATCTTAATATTCTTACCAGGTATCATGGAGATTAATCAATGTGTCTCCATTATTGAGAGAGCCTTCTCGAAGAGGGACAAACCATCTTGGACGCTCCCATTACACTCAGCATTGTCTTCTATGGAACAGAAACGAGTCTTTAAGGTACCAGCGAAGGGTACAAGAAAGATTGTGGTGTCTACAAACGTTGCAGAAACTTCGATTACTATTCCCGACTGTGTGGTGGTCGTTGATGGAGGTAGATCGAAGACGATGTTCTATGATCCCGAAAAGAATACAACTAGATTAATTGAAAACTGGTGTTCCAAGGCCGAAATTGGACAGCGGAGAGGTAGATCAGGTCGTGTAACCAATGGTAACTGCTACCATCTTTATaccaaagaaattgaaaccaAAATGAGACAACAGGCCGTTCCTGAAATCAAACGGAcaagacttgaaaattTGTACTTAGTTGTGAAATCCATGGGCATAAGGAGTGTTGatgaattcttgaacagtGGTATCGACGCTCCGGATCAATCGTCGTTGAAAACTTCGAAGAAATTCTTAAAAGAAATTGGTGCTTTGGATGCTGATACTGAAGAATTATCGCACCTCGGTAAGTATTTATCATATCTTCCAACGGATCTCCAGAGTGGTAAATTGCTCATTCTTGGTTGTATATTTGGATGTTTAGATATATGCTTGACATTAGCATCTATCAGCTCTACTGGTAATCCTTTTTTCAATCTTGCAGACAAAAGAGCGGAGATCAagcaaaagagaagagagtTTTCCCAGAACCAAGGAGACTTTGTCGCCATAGCTAATGCATATGCAGAATACGATAAAATGAAACAAAATGGCGAGAACACCAAGAAATTCATTTCTCTGAACTACTTGTCATTTATTACATTGAATGATATCTCGTCTACAAGGGTACAATACATTTCTTTACTTAAGGATCTTGGATTTGTTCCACATGGATACTCACACAGGAATCGTAATGTCGATTTTAACTTTCTTAATAGAAATAACGAAAATTTCGGAGTCATAAGAGCTATTATCACGGCTTCTTTCTATCCTCAGATTGCTAGAGTCCAGCTTCCCGACCCCAAATATGTGAAGTCGGCAGTGGGATCTGTGGCAGTAGATCCGGAAGCTTCATTGACCAAGTTCTGG AGCAACAAAAACTTGGGAGATGTATTACCAGCCAATAGGGCCAGAGTTCACAACAGTTCTGTTATTTTTGATGACAATTCTGTTGACGGATCACTCAGCGAAAAGATATTAGAACAAGCTACGGATGAGGAAGGAAATCTCGATTTCGTAAAGGCAAGAGAATTGTACGATTTGACTCCGCAGGCACCTAAGGGAGGTAATCCAATTCTTAAATCACCATTTGTGGTGTACGGAAGATCACACCAGACTTTTGCATTTTTCTTGAGTGACATCACTCCTACCAGTACAATTGCTGCCTTATTATTTGGAGGTAGCATAGGCTACAATTTGAGCGACCAACTTTCGAATGGACCTACTGGGATTGTGTTGGACAATTGGTTGCCAATTCGAACGTGGTACAAGAATGGTGTTCTAATCAAACGACTCAGAAAACTAGTGGATGGAATGATCGAAGACAGGTTATCCAGTCCCCATTAC TCAAAAGATGCCAATGACGACATTCTTGCAGTTGTTGAGCAATTGTTGGCACTTtag